One Leclercia pneumoniae genomic region harbors:
- a CDS encoding YbjO family protein, with protein sequence MEDTTLGLISKSSHSHARLNVPALVQVAALAIIMIRCLDLLMIFNTLGLRGLGDFIHRSVQTWNLTLIFLGSLMLVFIEIFCAFSLVKGRNWARLIYLSTQVIATLYLWAASLGYGYPELFSIPGESRQEIFKTLVMQKLPDMLVLLLLFVPAASRRFFRLQ encoded by the coding sequence ATGGAAGACACCACGTTGGGACTGATAAGCAAATCAAGCCATTCACACGCCCGCCTTAACGTTCCTGCCCTGGTGCAGGTGGCGGCGCTCGCCATTATTATGATCCGCTGCCTCGATTTACTGATGATTTTTAATACCCTGGGTCTACGGGGACTGGGCGATTTTATCCATCGCAGCGTTCAGACCTGGAACTTAACGCTCATCTTCCTCGGCAGCCTGATGCTGGTCTTTATCGAAATCTTCTGCGCTTTTTCGCTGGTTAAGGGGCGAAACTGGGCACGGCTGATCTATCTCAGTACCCAGGTGATTGCCACGCTTTACCTGTGGGCGGCCTCGCTGGGCTATGGTTACCCTGAGCTGTTCAGCATTCCGGGGGAGTCCAGGCAGGAGATCTTTAAAACGCTGGTGATGCAGAAACTGCCGGACATGCTGGTGCTGCTTCTGCTGTTTGTGCCCGCCGCCAGCCGACGGTTTTTCCGTCTGCAATAA
- the rlmC gene encoding 23S rRNA (uracil(747)-C(5))-methyltransferase RlmC, translating to MQCALYDAGRCRSCQWIEQPVSQQLSAKMADLQTLLTWLPVEAWCAPVSGPEQGFRNKAKMVVSGSVEKPLLGMLHRDGTPEDLTDCPLYPASFAPVFAALKPFIARAGLTPYNVARKRGELKYLLLTESQQDGGMMLRFVLRSVSKLEQLRAALPWLQAQLPQLKVITANIQPVHMAILEGEEEIFLTESQALAETFNGVPLWIRPQSFFQTNPTVAASLYATARDWVRALPVNHMWDLFCGVGGFGLHCATPDMTLTGIEISPEAIACAKQSAAELGLKNLHFQALDSTQFATGQGSVPELVLVNPPRRGIGKALCDYLSQMAPAYIIYSSCNAQSMAKDLHHLPGYAIARVQLFDMFPHTAHYEVLTLLVRKV from the coding sequence ATGCAGTGCGCACTCTATGACGCCGGCCGCTGTCGCTCCTGTCAGTGGATTGAACAGCCGGTCTCGCAACAACTTTCCGCTAAAATGGCCGATCTGCAGACCTTGCTGACATGGTTGCCCGTCGAAGCGTGGTGCGCACCCGTCAGCGGTCCTGAGCAGGGTTTCCGTAATAAAGCCAAAATGGTGGTCAGCGGCAGCGTAGAGAAACCGCTGCTGGGGATGCTGCATCGCGATGGTACCCCGGAAGATCTGACCGACTGCCCGCTTTATCCTGCCTCCTTTGCGCCGGTGTTCGCCGCATTGAAGCCTTTTATCGCCCGCGCCGGGCTCACCCCCTACAACGTGGCGCGCAAACGGGGTGAGTTAAAATACCTGTTGTTGACCGAAAGCCAGCAAGACGGCGGCATGATGCTGCGCTTTGTTCTGCGCTCCGTCAGCAAGCTGGAGCAACTGCGTGCGGCTCTGCCGTGGCTGCAGGCACAGTTACCGCAGTTGAAGGTCATTACCGCCAACATTCAGCCGGTGCATATGGCGATTCTGGAAGGGGAGGAGGAGATCTTCCTCACCGAGTCCCAGGCGCTGGCCGAAACCTTCAACGGCGTGCCGCTCTGGATCCGCCCGCAGAGTTTCTTCCAGACCAACCCCACCGTAGCGGCCAGCCTCTATGCTACCGCCCGCGACTGGGTGCGGGCTTTACCGGTAAATCACATGTGGGATCTCTTCTGCGGGGTTGGCGGCTTTGGCCTGCACTGCGCCACGCCCGACATGACCCTGACCGGCATTGAGATCTCCCCTGAAGCCATCGCCTGCGCGAAGCAGTCCGCCGCCGAACTGGGGCTGAAGAATCTGCACTTTCAGGCGCTGGACTCTACCCAGTTCGCCACCGGGCAGGGTAGCGTGCCGGAGCTGGTGCTGGTCAACCCGCCGCGTCGCGGCATCGGCAAGGCGCTGTGCGACTACCTCAGCCAGATGGCGCCGGCGTATATCATCTATTCCAGCTGCAACGCCCAGAGCATGGCGAAAGATCTGCACCATCTGCCAGGCTATGCCATTGCCCGCGTGCAGCTTTTCGACATGTTCCCCCATACCGCCCACTACGAAGTGCTGACCCTGCTGGTACGTAAAGTTTAA
- a CDS encoding response regulator transcription factor, which yields MKQILLVEDDGDIAALLRLNLEDEGYQITHEADGSRALLAIEDTRWDAVILDLMLPGVDSLQICRRIRQMSHYLPVIIISARSSETERILGLETGADDYLAKPFSVQELVARVRALFRRHQAMGQQPAGRIEAHGMTIDPLARSVTLHGQALDLTPREFDLLYFFARHPGEVFSRLALLEQVWGYQHEGYEHTVNTHINRLRIKIEKDPAEPEVIRTVWGKGYKFMGSTS from the coding sequence ATGAAACAGATCTTATTGGTGGAAGACGACGGCGATATCGCCGCTTTGCTACGTCTCAATTTAGAAGATGAAGGCTACCAGATTACCCACGAAGCAGACGGTAGCCGCGCGCTGCTGGCTATCGAAGATACGCGCTGGGACGCGGTGATCCTCGACCTGATGCTGCCGGGGGTGGATAGCCTGCAAATCTGCCGTCGCATTCGTCAGATGAGCCATTACCTGCCGGTGATCATTATCAGTGCCCGCAGCAGCGAAACGGAGCGCATTCTGGGTCTGGAGACCGGGGCCGATGATTATCTGGCCAAGCCCTTCTCGGTGCAGGAGCTGGTCGCTCGCGTTCGGGCGCTGTTTCGCAGGCATCAGGCCATGGGACAGCAGCCGGCCGGGCGTATTGAGGCGCACGGCATGACCATTGATCCGCTGGCCCGTAGCGTGACCCTGCATGGCCAGGCGCTGGATCTCACCCCGCGTGAATTCGATCTGCTTTACTTCTTTGCCCGTCATCCGGGTGAGGTCTTCTCCCGGCTGGCCCTCCTGGAACAGGTGTGGGGCTATCAGCACGAAGGCTACGAACATACGGTTAACACCCATATCAACCGCCTGCGCATCAAAATCGAGAAGGATCCCGCCGAGCCGGAGGTGATACGCACCGTCTGGGGCAAGGGCTATAAGTTTATGGGGAGTACATCATGA
- a CDS encoding sensor histidine kinase: MTLTRRLTLLFVLLLVLCAAVACSVQLWTSKQYGNAMIQRLSGGLAQHIIQREPLLDNQGRVDRTALKPLFDRLMTFNPSVELYVLSVDGEILADAAPPGHIKRQRIDINPVLRFMGGEMMPVYGDDPRSPDRQKVFSAAPLRQDGELRGYLYIILQGEELNALAEMAWEKTLWHTLLWTLLLVVLFGSLAGGLVWYWVTRPVRVLTQEVSFLDQDSIRAIKQLAAQPQEENPASEVALLRNTFIELAQQIASQWDRLADSDRQRREFTANISHDLRTPLTSLLGYLETLSLKADSLTPEETKHYLTIALRQGQKVRHLSQQLFELARLEHGSIRPQRERFAPGELISDVAQKFDLIVQTRQLRLKIEVPQQLPMVNADLSMIERVVTNLLDNAVRHTPPGGEIWLKVWQEGEALQMEVSDSGPGIDAAMREELFQRPSALKPEAREHRGGLGLLIVRRMLELHGGGIRLMEAEQGARFRFYVPL; encoded by the coding sequence ATGACGCTCACCCGCCGCCTGACGCTGCTGTTTGTGTTACTGCTGGTGCTGTGCGCCGCGGTGGCTTGCTCGGTGCAGCTCTGGACCAGCAAGCAGTACGGCAACGCCATGATTCAGCGTCTCTCCGGCGGGCTGGCGCAGCATATTATCCAGCGTGAGCCACTGCTGGATAACCAGGGAAGGGTGGATCGCACCGCCCTGAAACCGCTCTTTGACCGCCTGATGACCTTCAACCCCAGCGTTGAGCTGTATGTCCTCTCGGTGGATGGTGAGATTCTGGCCGATGCTGCTCCGCCTGGGCATATCAAGCGCCAGCGGATAGATATCAACCCGGTGCTGCGCTTTATGGGCGGTGAGATGATGCCGGTTTACGGCGACGACCCGCGCAGCCCGGATCGGCAGAAGGTCTTCAGCGCCGCGCCGCTGCGTCAGGATGGGGAGCTGCGTGGCTATCTCTATATCATTTTACAGGGCGAAGAGCTGAATGCGCTGGCTGAGATGGCCTGGGAAAAAACGCTCTGGCATACGCTTCTCTGGACGCTGTTGCTGGTGGTGCTCTTTGGCTCTCTGGCGGGTGGGCTGGTCTGGTACTGGGTTACTCGCCCGGTGCGGGTCTTAACGCAGGAGGTCAGCTTTCTTGACCAGGACAGTATCCGCGCCATTAAACAGCTGGCCGCCCAGCCGCAGGAGGAAAACCCCGCCAGCGAGGTTGCCTTACTGCGCAACACCTTTATTGAACTGGCTCAGCAGATAGCGTCTCAGTGGGATCGTCTGGCCGACAGCGACCGGCAGCGCCGGGAGTTCACCGCCAATATCTCCCATGATTTACGCACGCCGCTCACCTCGCTGCTGGGTTATCTTGAGACTCTATCGCTGAAAGCCGATTCATTGACGCCAGAAGAGACGAAGCACTACCTGACCATTGCGCTGCGCCAGGGGCAGAAGGTTCGCCACCTTTCGCAGCAGCTGTTTGAACTGGCACGGCTGGAACACGGCAGTATTCGGCCTCAGCGCGAGCGCTTTGCCCCCGGGGAGCTGATCTCTGATGTGGCGCAGAAGTTCGATCTGATCGTGCAGACGCGGCAGCTACGTTTAAAAATTGAGGTGCCGCAGCAGTTACCGATGGTCAACGCCGACCTCTCGATGATTGAACGCGTGGTGACGAATCTGCTCGATAACGCGGTTCGCCATACGCCACCGGGTGGCGAAATCTGGCTGAAGGTGTGGCAGGAGGGCGAGGCGCTGCAAATGGAGGTGAGCGACAGCGGGCCGGGTATTGATGCCGCGATGCGTGAAGAGCTCTTCCAGCGACCCTCAGCGTTAAAGCCGGAGGCGCGCGAGCATCGCGGCGGGCTGGGATTGTTGATTGTTCGCAGAATGCTGGAGCTACACGGCGGCGGGATCAGACTGATGGAGGCGGAGCAGGGGGCGCGTTTTCGCTTCTACGTGCCCCTGTAA
- the artJ gene encoding arginine ABC transporter substrate-binding protein ArtJ, producing MKKLVLAALLATFAAGATAADKISFGVSATYPPFESLDASNQIVGFDIDLAKALCKQMQADCTFTNHAFDSLIPSLKFKKYDAVISGMDITPERSKQVSFTDPYYANSAVVIAKKDTYKSFEQLKGKRIGMENGTTHQKYLQDKHPEVKTVAYDSYQNAIIDLKNGRIDGVFGDTAVVNEWLKTNPQLGTATEKVTDPQYFGTGLGIAVRPDNKALLEKLNGALKAIKADGTYQKISDQWFPQ from the coding sequence ATGAAAAAGTTAGTTCTGGCCGCATTACTGGCAACCTTCGCCGCTGGCGCAACGGCTGCCGATAAAATCAGCTTTGGCGTTTCAGCCACTTACCCACCGTTCGAATCGCTGGATGCCAGCAACCAGATCGTCGGTTTTGATATCGACCTGGCTAAAGCGCTGTGTAAGCAAATGCAGGCCGACTGCACTTTTACTAACCACGCCTTTGACAGCCTGATCCCGTCACTGAAATTCAAAAAATATGACGCCGTGATCTCCGGTATGGACATCACCCCGGAGCGTAGCAAGCAGGTCTCCTTCACTGATCCGTACTATGCCAACTCGGCGGTGGTGATTGCGAAGAAAGATACCTATAAATCCTTCGAGCAGCTGAAAGGCAAACGCATCGGCATGGAAAACGGTACGACGCACCAGAAGTACCTGCAGGACAAGCACCCGGAAGTGAAAACGGTGGCTTATGACAGCTACCAGAACGCGATTATCGACCTGAAAAATGGCCGTATCGATGGGGTATTCGGCGATACCGCCGTGGTGAATGAGTGGCTGAAAACCAACCCGCAGTTGGGTACAGCCACCGAGAAAGTTACCGATCCGCAGTACTTCGGTACTGGCCTGGGCATTGCGGTTCGCCCGGATAACAAAGCCCTGCTCGAGAAACTGAACGGCGCGCTGAAAGCGATCAAAGCTGACGGCACCTATCAGAAAATCAGCGACCAGTGGTTCCCGCAGTAA
- the artM gene encoding arginine ABC transporter permease ArtM, which produces MLDYLPELMKGLHTSLTLTIASIIVALILALIFTIVLTLKTPMLVWIVRGYITLFTGTPLLVQIFLIYYGPGQFPTLQEYPVIWHLLSEPWLCALIALSLNSAAYTTQLFYGAIRAIPEGQWQSCGALGMSKKDTLAILLPYAFKRALSSYSNEVVLVFKSTSLAYTITLMEVMGHGQLLYGRTYDVMVFGAAGLIYLVVNGLLTLMMRLIERKALAFEHRN; this is translated from the coding sequence ATGCTGGATTACTTACCCGAGCTGATGAAAGGGCTGCACACCAGCCTGACCTTAACGATCGCTTCCATTATTGTGGCGCTGATCCTGGCGCTGATCTTCACCATCGTCCTGACGTTAAAAACGCCGATGCTGGTGTGGATTGTGCGCGGCTATATTACGTTATTTACCGGTACGCCGCTGCTGGTACAGATCTTCCTGATTTACTACGGCCCGGGCCAGTTCCCGACGCTGCAGGAGTATCCGGTTATCTGGCATCTGCTCTCTGAGCCGTGGCTCTGTGCGCTGATTGCGCTGTCGCTGAATAGCGCCGCCTATACCACCCAGCTGTTTTACGGGGCGATTCGCGCCATTCCGGAAGGCCAGTGGCAATCTTGCGGTGCGCTGGGGATGAGCAAGAAAGACACCCTGGCAATCTTGCTGCCGTACGCCTTTAAGCGCGCCCTCTCCTCCTATTCCAACGAAGTGGTGCTGGTCTTTAAGAGTACCTCTCTGGCCTACACCATTACTCTGATGGAAGTGATGGGCCACGGGCAGCTGCTCTATGGCCGTACTTATGACGTGATGGTGTTTGGCGCAGCCGGACTCATCTACCTGGTTGTGAACGGCCTGCTGACGCTGATGATGCGCCTGATTGAACGTAAAGCGCTGGCGTTCGAACACCGCAACTGA
- the artQ gene encoding arginine ABC transporter permease ArtQ, with translation MNEMFPLASAAGMTVGLAVCALLIGLVLAMIFAVWESAKWRPVAWIGSGLVTVLRGLPEILVVLFIYFGSSQLLLTLSDGFTLNLGIVEIPIQMQIENFDVSPFLCGVIALSLLYSAYASQTLRGALKAVPQGQWESGQALGMSKTAIFFRLVMPQMWRHALPGLGNQWLVLLKDTALVSLISVNDLMLQTKSIATRTQEPFTWYIVAAAIYLVITLLSQYILKRIDLRATRFERRPG, from the coding sequence ATGAACGAAATGTTTCCATTAGCAAGCGCCGCCGGGATGACCGTCGGCCTTGCCGTTTGTGCGCTGCTCATCGGCCTGGTGCTGGCGATGATCTTTGCGGTATGGGAGTCAGCGAAATGGCGCCCCGTCGCATGGATTGGCTCCGGGCTGGTGACCGTACTGCGCGGTCTGCCAGAGATTCTGGTGGTGCTGTTTATCTACTTTGGCTCGTCGCAGCTGCTGTTAACGCTGTCTGACGGCTTTACCCTCAATCTGGGGATCGTCGAGATCCCAATTCAGATGCAGATTGAGAACTTCGACGTCAGCCCGTTCCTCTGCGGTGTGATTGCCCTCTCCCTGCTCTACTCCGCCTACGCTTCGCAGACCCTGCGCGGAGCGCTTAAAGCGGTGCCTCAGGGGCAGTGGGAATCCGGCCAGGCGCTGGGGATGTCGAAAACCGCCATCTTCTTCCGTCTGGTTATGCCGCAGATGTGGCGCCATGCGCTCCCTGGGCTGGGTAACCAGTGGCTGGTGCTGTTAAAGGACACCGCGCTGGTCAGCCTGATCAGCGTTAACGACCTGATGTTGCAAACCAAAAGCATCGCCACCCGCACCCAGGAGCCTTTTACCTGGTATATCGTGGCGGCGGCTATCTACCTGGTGATCACGTTGCTGAGTCAGTACATCCTGAAGCGTATTGACCTGCGTGCAACGCGTTTTGAACGGAGACCAGGCTGA
- the artI gene encoding arginine ABC transporter substrate-binding protein ArtI — translation MKKLVIAALLASVSLSAAAAQTIRFATEASYPPFEAVDANNKIVGFDVDLANALCKEMDATCTFTNQAFDSLIPSLKFRRIDAVMAGMDITPEREKQVLFSTPYYDNAALFIGQKGKYTSVDQLKGKKVGVQNGTTHQKYITDKHPEITTVAYDSYQNAKLDLQNGRIDAVFGDNAVVTEWLKTNDKLAAVGENVTDKAYFGTGLGIAVRQGNTELQQKFNTALEKVKKDGTYDTIYKKWFQK, via the coding sequence ATGAAAAAACTAGTGATTGCCGCCCTGCTTGCAAGCGTAAGCCTCTCCGCTGCCGCGGCTCAGACCATTCGTTTTGCGACAGAAGCCTCTTACCCTCCGTTTGAAGCGGTAGATGCGAACAACAAGATTGTTGGCTTTGACGTAGACCTGGCCAATGCGCTGTGTAAAGAGATGGACGCGACCTGTACTTTCACGAACCAGGCGTTCGACAGCCTGATCCCGAGCCTGAAATTCCGCCGCATTGATGCGGTCATGGCGGGGATGGATATTACCCCTGAGCGCGAAAAACAGGTTCTGTTCTCTACCCCATATTATGACAACGCCGCGCTGTTTATTGGTCAGAAGGGAAAATACACCTCTGTTGATCAGCTGAAAGGCAAGAAAGTGGGCGTACAGAACGGCACTACGCACCAGAAATATATCACTGACAAACACCCGGAAATCACCACCGTGGCGTACGACAGCTACCAGAACGCCAAACTGGATCTGCAGAATGGGCGTATTGATGCCGTCTTCGGTGATAACGCGGTCGTGACCGAGTGGCTGAAAACGAACGATAAGCTGGCGGCGGTTGGCGAGAACGTGACCGACAAAGCCTACTTCGGTACCGGTCTGGGTATCGCGGTACGTCAGGGCAACACCGAGCTGCAGCAGAAATTTAATACTGCGCTGGAAAAAGTGAAGAAAGATGGCACGTACGATACCATCTACAAAAAATGGTTCCAGAAGTAA
- the artP gene encoding arginine ABC transporter ATP-binding protein ArtP — MSIQLNGINCFYGAHQALFDITLNCPEGETLVLLGPSGAGKSSLLRVLNLLEMPRSGTLDIAGNHFDFAKAPSDKAIRDLRQNVGMVFQQYNLWPHLTVQQNLIEAPCRVLGLTKEQALARAEKLLERLRLKPYSDRYPLHLSGGQQQRVAIARALMMEPQVLLFDEPTAALDPEITAQIVSIIRELAETNITQVIVTHEVEVARKTASRVVYMENGHIVEQGDARCFAEPQTDAFRNYLSH, encoded by the coding sequence ATGAGTATTCAACTAAATGGCATTAACTGCTTTTACGGCGCACACCAGGCGCTGTTCGATATCACGCTGAACTGTCCAGAAGGCGAAACGCTGGTTCTGCTTGGCCCAAGCGGCGCGGGTAAAAGCTCGCTGCTTCGCGTGCTGAATCTGCTTGAAATGCCACGTTCTGGCACCCTGGATATTGCCGGCAATCACTTTGATTTCGCGAAGGCACCGTCGGACAAAGCGATCCGCGATTTACGTCAAAACGTCGGCATGGTCTTCCAGCAATATAATCTTTGGCCGCACCTCACCGTACAGCAAAACCTGATTGAAGCCCCCTGCCGTGTGCTGGGCCTGACCAAAGAGCAGGCGTTAGCCCGTGCGGAAAAACTCCTTGAGCGCCTGCGCCTGAAACCTTACAGCGATCGCTATCCGCTGCACCTCTCGGGTGGCCAGCAGCAGCGTGTGGCCATTGCCCGCGCGCTGATGATGGAGCCTCAGGTGCTGCTGTTTGATGAGCCGACCGCCGCGCTGGATCCGGAAATCACCGCCCAGATTGTGAGCATCATCCGTGAACTGGCGGAAACCAATATTACTCAGGTGATCGTGACGCACGAAGTGGAAGTGGCGCGTAAAACCGCCAGCCGCGTGGTCTATATGGAAAACGGTCACATCGTCGAGCAAGGGGATGCGCGCTGCTTTGCCGAGCCGCAGACCGACGCCTTCAGAAACTACCTGTCTCACTAA
- a CDS encoding lipoprotein, translating to MRYSAMTLLVPCALLLSACTTPVTPAFKDIGTRSGPCIEGGPDAVAQQFYDTRISTRRNDVTALRPYLSDRLAQQLNEASRDPQHSALLKSDPFSSQSTLPDSAVVESASTIPNTDARNIPLRVKLTQGSQTWQDEVLMIREGQCWAVDDVRYLGGSVHASAGTLRQSIENR from the coding sequence ATGCGCTACTCCGCTATGACGCTTTTAGTGCCGTGCGCGCTGCTGCTCAGCGCCTGCACCACGCCGGTGACACCGGCTTTCAAGGATATTGGCACCCGCAGCGGCCCCTGCATTGAAGGCGGCCCGGATGCCGTCGCTCAACAATTTTATGACACCCGCATCTCGACCCGCCGTAATGATGTTACCGCCCTGCGCCCATATCTGAGCGATCGGCTGGCGCAACAGCTGAACGAGGCCAGCCGTGACCCGCAGCACAGCGCGCTGCTGAAATCCGATCCGTTCTCCAGCCAGAGCACCCTGCCGGATAGCGCCGTGGTGGAAAGCGCGTCGACCATTCCGAATACTGACGCGCGCAATATTCCGCTGCGGGTGAAACTGACGCAGGGTAGCCAGACCTGGCAGGATGAAGTGCTGATGATCCGCGAGGGTCAGTGCTGGGCCGTTGATGATGTGCGCTATCTGGGCGGCAGCGTCCACGCCTCTGCCGGTACGCTACGCCAGTCCATCGAGAACCGCTAA
- a CDS encoding heavy metal-binding domain-containing protein — protein sequence MKYSTTPTLEGQPITEYCGVVTGEAILGANIFRDFFAGIRDIVGGRSGAYESELRKAREIAFKELGEQAKALGADAVVGIDIDYETVGKDSSMLMVSVSGTAVKTR from the coding sequence ATGAAATATTCAACGACCCCAACCCTGGAAGGACAGCCGATCACCGAGTACTGCGGCGTGGTAACCGGCGAAGCTATTCTTGGCGCGAATATATTTCGCGACTTTTTTGCCGGCATTCGCGATATCGTCGGCGGTCGCTCGGGCGCTTATGAGTCAGAGCTCCGCAAAGCGCGGGAAATTGCGTTTAAAGAGCTGGGCGAGCAGGCGAAGGCGCTGGGGGCCGATGCGGTGGTGGGCATCGACATCGATTACGAAACCGTCGGTAAAGACAGCAGCATGCTGATGGTGAGCGTGAGCGGCACCGCGGTGAAAACCCGCTGA
- a CDS encoding N-acetylmuramoyl-L-alanine amidase yields MRRAIALGVLALLLAGCSSKEKKDAGQVIVDKGAYELDVSRQAQAAYPRIKVLVIHYTADDFDRSLTTLTGKDVSSHYLIPAIPTLHNGKPRISQLVPERDLAWHAGVSFWRGATRINDTSIGIELENRGWQKSGGEKFFTPFEPTQIAALVPLAKAIIARYDIKPQNVVAHSDIAPQRKDDPGPLFPWQALAAQGIGAWPDAHRVAFYLNGHSPHEPVQARQLLDLLARYGYENAVNATPAQQKRVIMAFQMHFRPRLWNGFADRETMAIAEALLEKYGQG; encoded by the coding sequence ATGCGGCGCGCAATTGCACTCGGCGTGCTGGCTTTACTGCTGGCAGGATGTAGCAGTAAAGAGAAGAAGGACGCCGGGCAGGTTATCGTCGATAAAGGCGCCTATGAGCTGGACGTCAGCCGCCAGGCCCAGGCGGCTTATCCCCGTATCAAGGTGCTGGTGATCCACTATACCGCCGACGATTTTGACCGCTCGCTCACCACGCTTACCGGCAAAGACGTCAGCTCGCACTACTTAATTCCGGCTATCCCCACCCTGCATAACGGCAAACCGCGTATATCCCAGCTGGTACCCGAGCGCGATCTCGCCTGGCATGCGGGGGTCAGTTTCTGGCGCGGGGCCACGCGCATTAACGACACCTCTATTGGCATCGAGCTAGAAAACCGCGGCTGGCAGAAAAGCGGCGGCGAAAAGTTCTTCACTCCGTTTGAGCCCACGCAAATCGCCGCCCTGGTTCCGCTGGCGAAAGCCATTATCGCCCGCTATGACATCAAACCGCAGAACGTGGTGGCGCATTCGGATATCGCCCCGCAGCGAAAGGACGATCCGGGGCCGCTCTTTCCCTGGCAGGCGTTGGCAGCACAGGGAATTGGTGCCTGGCCGGATGCTCACCGGGTAGCGTTTTATCTGAACGGGCATTCTCCTCATGAGCCCGTGCAGGCAAGGCAGCTTCTCGATCTGCTGGCCCGCTACGGCTACGAAAATGCTGTTAACGCCACGCCGGCGCAGCAGAAGCGGGTGATTATGGCCTTTCAGATGCACTTCCGCCCCCGGCTGTGGAACGGCTTCGCCGACCGCGAAACCATGGCTATTGCCGAAGCATTGCTGGAGAAATACGGACAGGGGTAA
- a CDS encoding helix-turn-helix domain-containing protein: protein MFTIRKQLILGISAMFYNSEHTYAIARTNAVICSIKKEDFIQLITEKNLWPQLTKVLSWYICAMGKRDDILIARSAYSVVREFLLEIHELMVNHNRDINIYDYIQEYTNLARSTIIKILSDLKKGHYIVVEKGKLVSLNSLPERY, encoded by the coding sequence ATGTTTACCATCAGGAAACAGCTTATTCTGGGCATTAGCGCTATGTTTTATAATAGTGAACATACCTATGCCATCGCACGAACCAATGCCGTGATTTGTTCAATTAAAAAAGAGGACTTTATTCAGCTTATCACCGAAAAGAATCTCTGGCCGCAATTAACCAAAGTACTTTCCTGGTATATTTGTGCCATGGGTAAACGTGACGATATTCTGATCGCCCGCAGCGCTTATTCTGTTGTGCGTGAATTTTTACTCGAGATCCATGAACTGATGGTTAACCATAATCGTGATATTAATATCTACGATTATATTCAGGAATATACCAACCTCGCCCGCAGTACCATCATTAAAATTCTCTCCGACCTGAAAAAAGGTCACTATATCGTGGTTGAAAAAGGCAAATTAGTCTCTTTAAACTCTTTGCCGGAGCGCTATTGA